One stretch of Lysobacter sp. TY2-98 DNA includes these proteins:
- the ltaE gene encoding low-specificity L-threonine aldolase, which produces MTPIDLRSDTVTRPTPAMRDAMLRADVGDDVYGEDATVNALQRRVADELGFEAALFTPSGTQANLIALMAHCERGDEYIVGMDAHTYKFEGGGAAVLGSIQPQPIPHAADGTLPLDAVERAIKPIDPHFARSRILALENTWHGRVMPMDYLAAARALCDRRGLGLHLDGARLYNAAVASNVRAREIAKHFDSVSVCLSKGLGAPVGSVLAGTRDLIERAKRWRKVCGGGMRQAGILAAGAMYALDHHVARLADDHRRASTLASELAALGLPAHAHTNMVFVDIPVDRQAALKSYLGERGIVISTGYLPTIRLVMHLDVGDDGVARTIDAFRAFA; this is translated from the coding sequence ATGACCCCGATCGACCTGCGCAGCGACACCGTCACCCGTCCCACGCCCGCGATGCGCGACGCCATGCTGCGCGCCGACGTGGGTGACGACGTCTACGGCGAGGATGCCACCGTCAACGCGCTGCAGCGTCGCGTCGCGGACGAGCTCGGGTTCGAGGCGGCGCTGTTCACGCCCAGCGGCACGCAGGCCAACCTCATCGCGCTGATGGCGCATTGCGAGCGCGGCGACGAATACATCGTCGGCATGGACGCGCACACCTACAAGTTCGAAGGCGGCGGCGCGGCGGTGCTGGGCTCGATCCAGCCGCAGCCGATTCCCCACGCCGCTGACGGCACCTTGCCGCTCGACGCCGTCGAACGCGCAATCAAGCCGATCGATCCGCATTTCGCGCGCAGCAGGATCCTCGCGCTCGAAAACACCTGGCACGGACGCGTGATGCCGATGGACTACCTCGCGGCGGCGCGCGCGCTCTGCGATCGACGCGGCCTCGGCCTGCATCTGGACGGCGCGCGCCTGTACAACGCGGCGGTCGCGTCGAACGTGCGGGCACGCGAGATCGCGAAGCACTTCGACAGCGTGTCGGTCTGCCTGTCGAAAGGCCTGGGTGCGCCGGTGGGCTCGGTGCTCGCGGGCACGCGCGATCTCATCGAACGTGCCAAGCGCTGGCGCAAGGTCTGCGGCGGTGGCATGCGGCAGGCCGGCATCCTCGCGGCCGGCGCGATGTACGCACTCGACCACCACGTCGCGCGGCTCGCCGACGATCATCGTCGTGCGTCGACGCTTGCAAGCGAACTCGCCGCGCTCGGCCTGCCGGCGCATGCGCATACCAACATGGTGTTCGTCGACATCCCGGTCGATCGCCAGGCCGCCTTGAAATCGTATCTCGGGGAGCGCGGTATCGTGATCTCGACCGGCTACCTGCCGACCATCCGTCTGGTCATGCATCTCGATGTCGGCGACGACGGCGTCGCGCGCACGATCGACGCGTTCCGCGCCTTCGCGTGA
- the xth gene encoding exodeoxyribonuclease III: MKIASWNVNSLNVRLPHLEQWLAGARPDVVALQETKLEDARFPDTEIAAMGYRSVFSGQKTYNGVAILARMASPGGGVIDDVQMGIPGFEDEQKRVLAATVNGVRIVDVYVVNGQSVGTDKYAYKLRWLDALHAWVQAELVRYPDLVLLGDFNIAPDERDVHDPVVWNEDHILTSRAERDALDRLHALGLHDAFRALNPASREFSWWDYRQFAFRRGLGLRIDLTLVSEALRAQCVAAGIDREPRTWERPSDHAPAWVQLAPRA, from the coding sequence ATGAAAATCGCCAGCTGGAACGTCAATTCGTTGAACGTGCGCCTGCCGCACCTGGAGCAATGGCTCGCCGGCGCGAGGCCCGACGTGGTCGCGCTGCAGGAAACCAAACTCGAAGACGCGCGCTTTCCGGATACGGAGATTGCGGCGATGGGCTATCGCAGCGTGTTCTCCGGGCAGAAGACCTACAACGGCGTCGCGATCCTCGCGCGCATGGCGTCGCCCGGCGGTGGCGTCATCGACGACGTGCAGATGGGCATTCCCGGTTTCGAGGACGAGCAGAAGCGCGTGCTCGCGGCGACGGTCAACGGCGTACGCATCGTCGACGTCTACGTCGTCAACGGGCAGTCAGTCGGCACCGACAAGTACGCGTACAAGCTGCGCTGGCTGGACGCGCTGCACGCGTGGGTGCAGGCCGAACTCGTGCGCTATCCGGACCTCGTGCTGCTCGGCGACTTCAACATCGCGCCCGACGAACGTGACGTGCACGACCCCGTCGTGTGGAACGAGGATCACATCCTGACCTCGCGTGCCGAGCGCGACGCGCTCGACCGCCTGCATGCGCTCGGCCTGCACGACGCATTCCGCGCGTTGAATCCGGCGTCGAGGGAATTCAGCTGGTGGGACTACCGCCAGTTCGCGTTCCGTCGCGGTCTCGGCCTGCGCATCGATCTGACGCTGGTGTCGGAAGCCCTGCGCGCGCAGTGCGTTGCCGCCGGCATCGATCGCGAACCGCGCACCTGGGAACGTCCCAGCGACCATGCGCCGGCGTGGGTGCAGCTCGCGCCACGCGCGTGA
- a CDS encoding GlsB/YeaQ/YmgE family stress response membrane protein — protein sequence MGFIIWLIVGGIIGWIASMIMRTDAQQGALLNIVVGIIGAFLGGWIGGMVMGNAGSINNGDFSLSGLLMSLLGAVVLLAIVNLFRRGRVR from the coding sequence ATGGGCTTCATCATTTGGCTGATCGTCGGCGGCATCATCGGCTGGATCGCGAGCATGATCATGCGCACCGATGCACAGCAGGGCGCGCTGCTCAACATCGTCGTCGGCATCATCGGCGCGTTCCTTGGCGGCTGGATCGGCGGCATGGTCATGGGCAACGCCGGCAGCATCAACAACGGCGATTTCTCGCTGTCGGGTCTGCTGATGTCGCTGCTGGGCGCCGTCGTCCTGCTCGCCATCGTCAACCTGTTCCGTCGTGGCCGCGTGCGTTAA
- a CDS encoding AMP-binding protein produces the protein MSAVIGTEREQACRLQALVTGAPSRVVAFDAGRPVTRALFERHVRAVAAALPSAGYAVNLCEDRYRFIVALCAAALRGQVTLLPPSRAPAVVDTVRADHPDSICIGDIPLDPAPPGFWRLPDELAELDGAPLEIDADATLLIGFTSGSTGQPKPNLKTLASFVTSTMQNLAAMDDLFARDDVTPLVATVPPQHMYGMETSVMLPLLGDVAVHGGRPFFPQDVARAVADCPRPPVLVTTPVHLRALVQAHGDDPSFAMPPIAAIVSATAPLPQDLAQAAEAAFGCEVREMFGSTETCILARRRTAHDDAWTTLPGVTLAPQPDGTLVDAPHLATPVALADLVELLPDGRFRLRGRNADLLEIAGKRASLGDLTRKLLSVPGVLDGVVVQLDADAHGVCRIAALAVAPTLKSDDILRALRQQMDPVFLPRRLRCIASLPRNETGKLPRATVLALLHS, from the coding sequence ATGTCGGCGGTCATCGGAACGGAACGGGAGCAGGCGTGCCGCCTGCAGGCGCTGGTCACCGGCGCGCCGTCGCGCGTGGTCGCGTTCGATGCCGGCCGTCCGGTCACCCGCGCACTGTTCGAACGCCACGTGCGTGCCGTCGCCGCCGCGCTGCCGTCCGCCGGCTACGCGGTGAATCTCTGCGAAGACCGCTACCGCTTCATCGTCGCGCTGTGCGCGGCAGCACTGCGCGGACAGGTGACGCTGTTACCGCCCTCGCGCGCGCCGGCCGTCGTCGACACCGTGCGCGCCGACCACCCGGATTCCATCTGCATCGGCGACATCCCACTCGATCCCGCACCGCCCGGCTTCTGGCGTCTGCCGGATGAGCTCGCCGAGCTCGACGGTGCGCCGCTCGAGATCGACGCCGACGCGACGCTGCTGATCGGCTTCACGTCCGGCAGCACCGGCCAGCCCAAACCCAATCTCAAGACGCTCGCGAGTTTCGTCACCAGCACGATGCAGAACCTCGCGGCGATGGACGATTTGTTCGCGCGCGACGATGTCACGCCGCTGGTCGCGACCGTGCCGCCGCAGCACATGTACGGCATGGAGACCTCGGTGATGTTGCCGCTGCTCGGCGATGTCGCCGTGCATGGCGGACGCCCGTTCTTTCCGCAGGACGTCGCGCGCGCGGTCGCCGACTGTCCGCGCCCGCCGGTGCTGGTCACCACGCCGGTGCACCTGCGCGCACTCGTGCAGGCGCATGGGGACGATCCGTCGTTCGCGATGCCGCCGATCGCCGCGATCGTCTCCGCCACCGCGCCTCTGCCGCAGGATCTCGCGCAGGCCGCCGAAGCCGCGTTCGGCTGCGAAGTGCGCGAGATGTTCGGCTCGACCGAAACGTGCATCCTCGCGCGCCGTCGCACCGCACACGACGATGCGTGGACGACGCTGCCGGGTGTCACGCTCGCGCCACAACCCGACGGCACGCTCGTCGACGCGCCGCACCTGGCGACACCGGTCGCGCTCGCCGATCTGGTCGAGCTGTTGCCCGATGGACGGTTCCGCCTGCGCGGTCGCAATGCGGACCTGCTCGAGATCGCGGGCAAGCGCGCATCGCTCGGCGATCTGACGCGCAAGCTGCTCAGCGTGCCGGGCGTGCTCGATGGCGTGGTCGTGCAACTCGATGCCGATGCACACGGCGTTTGCCGCATCGCCGCACTCGCGGTCGCGCCGACACTGAAGTCCGACGACATCCTGCGTGCATTACGCCAGCAGATGGATCCCGTGTTCCTGCCGCGCCGATTGCGTTGCATCGCATCATTGCCGCGCAACGAGACCGGCAAGTTGCCGCGCGCGACGGTGCTCGCATTGCTGCACAGCTGA
- a CDS encoding 4'-phosphopantetheinyl transferase superfamily protein, producing MSAVRSFGPVRVVDLVHPAGVPAEVLVRDWLAGELGVEAATLAFDRGPHGRPLLQRAGVDCNWSHSGTRLAIALGDGVRVGIDIESPKPRPRALELARRYFHADEADALERLPAELREAAFLRLWCAKEAVLKAQGRGLAFGLDRLHFDRLDGVPRLVTTDAELGAVATWRVEPLAIDGLVGSVAWRPSTAGDTTA from the coding sequence GTGTCCGCCGTCCGCTCCTTCGGCCCGGTCCGGGTCGTCGATCTCGTCCACCCCGCCGGCGTGCCGGCCGAGGTGCTGGTGCGCGACTGGCTGGCGGGCGAACTGGGGGTCGAGGCGGCGACGCTGGCGTTCGATCGCGGGCCGCACGGGCGTCCGCTGCTGCAACGGGCGGGCGTCGACTGCAATTGGAGCCACAGCGGCACGCGGCTGGCGATCGCGCTCGGCGACGGCGTGCGGGTCGGTATCGATATCGAATCGCCGAAGCCAAGACCGCGCGCGCTGGAGCTGGCCCGCCGCTACTTCCACGCCGACGAGGCCGATGCTCTGGAGCGTCTGCCGGCCGAACTGCGCGAAGCGGCCTTCCTGCGCCTGTGGTGCGCCAAGGAAGCGGTGCTCAAGGCGCAGGGCCGCGGACTGGCGTTCGGGCTCGACCGCCTGCATTTCGACCGGCTGGACGGCGTGCCGCGTCTGGTCACTACCGATGCCGAGTTGGGCGCCGTCGCGACATGGCGGGTCGAGCCCTTGGCGATCGACGGCCTGGTCGGAAGCGTCGCGTGGCGGCCGTCGACCGCCGGCGATACGACGGCCTGA
- the rsmG gene encoding 16S rRNA (guanine(527)-N(7))-methyltransferase RsmG, whose translation MSSDLPPDLRPLLASGLADLGLDPVHTDRLLAYLALLVRWNATYNLTAIRDPREMVVKHLLDSLAMHAFVDPLVASGGALADLGTGAGLPGIPLAIVKPGLKVTLVESAGKKARFMRQAIRDLGLADARVVDQRIEAVDEPGAYAAITARALATIPLILELGGHLLAPDGVLLAMKGVYPADELAQLPAGWVLRESHPLRVPGLAAERHLVVVGRAAVQSQRD comes from the coding sequence ATGTCGTCCGACCTGCCCCCCGACCTGCGCCCGTTGCTGGCGTCCGGCCTGGCCGACCTCGGCCTCGATCCCGTCCACACCGACCGCCTGCTGGCCTACCTGGCGCTGCTGGTCCGGTGGAACGCGACCTACAACCTCACCGCCATCCGCGACCCGCGCGAGATGGTGGTCAAGCACCTGCTCGACTCGCTGGCGATGCACGCCTTCGTCGATCCGCTCGTCGCCTCCGGCGGAGCGCTGGCCGACCTCGGCACCGGTGCGGGCCTGCCGGGCATCCCGCTGGCGATCGTGAAGCCCGGGCTGAAGGTCACGCTGGTCGAGAGCGCCGGCAAGAAAGCGCGCTTCATGCGACAGGCGATCCGCGACCTCGGCCTGGCCGACGCGCGCGTCGTCGACCAGCGCATCGAGGCGGTCGACGAACCCGGCGCCTACGCGGCGATCACCGCCCGCGCGCTGGCGACGATTCCTTTGATCCTCGAGCTGGGCGGCCACCTGCTCGCGCCCGATGGCGTGCTACTGGCGATGAAGGGCGTCTACCCGGCGGACGAGCTGGCGCAGCTGCCTGCGGGGTGGGTGCTGCGGGAAAGCCATCCGCTGCGGGTACCGGGGCTGGCGGCCGAGCGGCATCTGGTGGTGGTGGGGCGCGCTGCGGTCCAGTCGCAGCGCGACTGA
- a CDS encoding AAA family ATPase produces MARIIAIANQKGGVGKTTTAVNLAAGLARAPQRVLLVDLDPQGNATMGSGVDKRAIEASITEVLLGEATAASAIVRTAEDFDLLPGNIDLTAAEIQLMDRSEREQQLKAVLEPLRADYDFILVDCPPALSLLTLNALTAADSVIVPMQCEYYALEGISALVETIEAIRARLNPKLEIEGVLRTMFDVRNNLANAVSAELINHFGDKVFRTIVPRNVRLAEAPSHGQSIVGYDRASRGGVAYLGLAGEVVRRTKERELAAKKALKEAAA; encoded by the coding sequence ATGGCCCGCATCATCGCGATCGCCAACCAGAAGGGCGGCGTCGGCAAGACCACGACGGCCGTCAACCTGGCCGCCGGCCTCGCCCGTGCGCCGCAGCGCGTGTTGCTGGTCGATCTCGACCCGCAGGGCAACGCGACCATGGGCTCGGGCGTCGACAAGCGCGCGATCGAAGCGTCGATCACCGAAGTGCTGCTCGGCGAAGCCACGGCTGCGAGCGCGATCGTGCGCACCGCCGAAGACTTCGACCTGCTGCCCGGCAACATCGACCTCACCGCCGCCGAGATCCAGCTGATGGATCGCAGCGAGCGCGAACAGCAGCTCAAGGCCGTGCTCGAACCGCTGCGCGCGGACTACGACTTCATTCTCGTCGACTGCCCGCCGGCGCTGTCGCTGCTCACGCTCAACGCGCTGACCGCGGCGGATTCGGTGATCGTGCCCATGCAGTGCGAGTACTACGCGCTCGAAGGTATTTCGGCGCTGGTCGAGACCATTGAAGCCATTCGCGCGCGTTTGAATCCGAAGCTCGAGATCGAAGGCGTGCTGCGCACCATGTTCGACGTGCGCAACAACCTCGCGAACGCGGTGTCGGCGGAGCTGATCAACCATTTCGGCGACAAGGTCTTCCGCACGATCGTGCCGCGCAACGTGCGCCTGGCCGAAGCGCCGAGCCACGGCCAGTCGATCGTCGGTTACGACCGCGCGAGCCGCGGCGGCGTCGCGTATCTCGGCCTTGCGGGCGAAGTCGTGCGTCGCACCAAGGAACGCGAGCTGGCCGCAAAGAAGGCGTTGAAGGAGGCCGCGGCATGA
- a CDS encoding ParB/RepB/Spo0J family partition protein, translated as MSSAKKRGLGRGLEALLGPKAAAEAPQIVEAQPGDTLRQLPVDALVAGKYQPRRHWDEAKLNELAESIRAQGVIQPIVVREIRDHGGKTFEIIAGERRWRASKIAGLAEIPVVVREVDDRTVVAMALIENIQREDLNPLEEAQALQRLIDEFDLTHAQAAEAVGRSRAAVSNLLRLLELPPDIRVLVETRAIEMGHARALLPLAPQAAIALAKQAAEQGWSVREVEHRVQQLMAGQVPAGAGKPRAAAAKAKPTADIVALERELAETLGTKVAVLNGRGNKGRLVIHYSDLESLDGVLERLRARRED; from the coding sequence ATGAGTTCGGCGAAGAAGCGCGGCCTCGGCCGCGGGCTCGAAGCGCTGCTCGGTCCCAAGGCCGCCGCCGAGGCGCCGCAGATCGTCGAAGCGCAGCCGGGCGATACACTGCGGCAGCTGCCGGTCGACGCACTCGTTGCGGGCAAATACCAGCCGCGTCGTCATTGGGACGAAGCCAAGCTCAACGAACTCGCCGAGTCGATCCGTGCGCAGGGCGTGATCCAACCCATCGTGGTGCGCGAGATCCGCGACCACGGCGGCAAGACCTTCGAGATCATCGCCGGCGAGCGTCGCTGGCGTGCGTCAAAGATCGCGGGCCTCGCCGAGATTCCGGTGGTGGTCCGCGAAGTCGACGACCGCACCGTCGTCGCGATGGCGCTGATCGAGAACATCCAGCGCGAAGACCTCAATCCGCTCGAAGAGGCGCAGGCATTGCAGCGCCTCATCGACGAGTTCGACCTGACGCATGCGCAGGCGGCGGAAGCCGTGGGCCGCTCGCGCGCCGCGGTGTCGAACCTGCTGCGCCTGCTCGAGCTTCCGCCGGACATCCGCGTGCTGGTGGAGACGCGCGCGATCGAGATGGGCCATGCGCGTGCGCTGCTCCCGCTGGCGCCGCAGGCCGCGATCGCGCTCGCCAAGCAGGCCGCCGAGCAGGGCTGGTCGGTGCGCGAGGTCGAGCATCGTGTGCAACAGCTGATGGCGGGCCAGGTCCCGGCCGGTGCGGGCAAGCCGCGTGCGGCGGCGGCCAAGGCCAAGCCCACCGCCGACATCGTCGCGCTCGAGCGCGAACTCGCCGAGACGCTGGGCACCAAGGTGGCCGTGCTCAACGGCCGCGGCAACAAGGGTCGCCTGGTGATCCACTACAGCGACCTCGAATCGCTGGACGGCGTGCTCGAACGCCTGCGCGCGCGCCGCGAAGACTGA
- a CDS encoding glycosyltransferase family 2 protein — protein MTASLPLSVVVPVFNEEGNVASLVREIVAALRGVTDFEIVYVDDCSKDGTVAALQALKAEAPELRVVRHIKNSGQSTATRTGVKAARGAWIATLDGDGQNDPADIPKLLAKRDASGPEVKLFAGWRVNRRDTGSKRWASKAANAIRSRMLRDSTPDTGCGIKLFERDAFLDLPYFDHMHRYLPALMQRAGWQTVSVPVNHRHRASGVSKYNNLNRALVGVSDLRGVSWLIKRSRVTRVEEV, from the coding sequence ATGACCGCTTCCCTGCCGCTCTCCGTCGTCGTGCCCGTCTTCAACGAGGAAGGCAACGTCGCCTCGCTGGTGCGCGAAATTGTTGCTGCACTGCGCGGCGTCACCGACTTCGAGATCGTCTACGTCGACGACTGCTCGAAGGACGGCACCGTCGCCGCGCTGCAGGCGCTGAAGGCGGAAGCGCCGGAGCTGCGGGTGGTGCGTCATATCAAGAACAGCGGCCAGAGCACGGCGACGCGTACCGGCGTGAAAGCCGCGCGCGGCGCGTGGATCGCGACGCTCGACGGCGACGGCCAGAACGATCCGGCCGACATTCCGAAGCTGCTCGCCAAGCGCGATGCGTCCGGCCCCGAGGTGAAGCTGTTCGCGGGCTGGCGCGTCAACCGCCGGGACACGGGCAGCAAGCGTTGGGCGTCGAAGGCGGCGAACGCGATCCGCTCGCGCATGCTGCGTGATTCGACGCCGGACACGGGCTGCGGCATCAAGCTGTTCGAACGCGATGCGTTCCTCGACCTGCCCTACTTCGACCACATGCACCGCTACCTGCCCGCGCTGATGCAGCGCGCCGGCTGGCAGACGGTGAGCGTGCCGGTGAACCATCGCCACCGCGCGAGCGGCGTGTCGAAGTACAACAACCTCAATCGCGCGCTGGTCGGCGTCAGCGACCTTCGCGGCGTGTCGTGGCTGATCAAGCGCTCGCGCGTGACCCGCGTCGAGGAGGTCTGA
- a CDS encoding lipid-A-disaccharide synthase N-terminal domain-containing protein encodes MTGDVMNSPIPWLMWTGLHASPWKVIGLVGAAMFGGRWLVQFIASKRAGKPVIPRLFWYMSVVGSLMTLSYFLFSQKQDSVGVIQNLFPAFTAVYSLMLDIRHRGWNRDRASH; translated from the coding sequence ATGACCGGCGACGTCATGAACAGCCCGATTCCGTGGCTGATGTGGACGGGCCTGCATGCGTCGCCGTGGAAGGTGATCGGCCTGGTCGGTGCGGCGATGTTCGGCGGTCGCTGGCTGGTGCAGTTCATTGCGAGCAAGCGCGCCGGCAAGCCGGTGATTCCGCGCCTGTTCTGGTACATGAGCGTGGTCGGCTCGCTGATGACGCTGAGCTACTTCCTGTTCTCGCAGAAGCAGGACTCGGTCGGCGTCATCCAGAACCTGTTCCCGGCATTTACCGCGGTGTACAGCCTGATGCTCGACATCCGCCATCGCGGGTGGAACCGGGATCGCGCGTCGCACTGA
- a CDS encoding VOC family protein: MHHSRLCALLIDCRTADIDAAAEFWAHALGRAVDPDHPGTRGNYRMLETPPDEPLVQVQRVEHESRVHIDIETDDIPAEVARLEALGAEVVSRLERWVVMQAPTGQRFCVVRVQRPGFPKNATRWD; the protein is encoded by the coding sequence ATGCACCACTCGCGCCTGTGCGCACTGCTGATCGACTGCCGCACCGCGGACATCGACGCCGCCGCCGAGTTCTGGGCGCACGCCCTCGGCCGCGCGGTCGATCCGGACCACCCCGGCACGCGCGGCAACTACCGCATGCTCGAGACGCCGCCGGACGAACCGCTGGTGCAGGTCCAGCGCGTGGAGCACGAGAGCCGCGTCCATATCGACATCGAAACCGACGACATTCCGGCGGAGGTGGCGCGGCTGGAAGCGCTCGGTGCCGAAGTGGTGTCGCGACTGGAGCGCTGGGTGGTGATGCAGGCGCCGACCGGTCAGCGCTTCTGCGTCGTGCGCGTCCAGCGCCCGGGATTTCCGAAGAACGCGACGCGTTGGGATTGA
- a CDS encoding GFA family protein: MDAAVVRHAACACGQLAIACRGEPVRVSICHCDACQRRTGAPFGWQVRFPEKEVTPTGEAARHRRTADSGRALDFRFCPRCGSTVWWTMDRDPGLVVIAGGAFADPTIPPPTVAVYTERQHAWTKMPALHGIESHP, encoded by the coding sequence ATGGACGCTGCCGTCGTCCGTCATGCCGCCTGCGCTTGCGGCCAGCTCGCGATCGCCTGCCGCGGCGAGCCCGTGCGCGTCTCGATCTGCCACTGCGATGCCTGCCAGCGCCGCACCGGCGCGCCGTTCGGCTGGCAGGTGCGGTTTCCGGAAAAGGAGGTCACGCCGACGGGTGAGGCCGCGCGCCACCGTCGGACCGCCGACAGCGGGCGCGCGCTCGACTTCCGCTTCTGCCCGCGGTGCGGGAGCACGGTGTGGTGGACCATGGACCGCGATCCCGGGCTCGTCGTCATCGCCGGCGGCGCATTCGCCGATCCGACGATCCCGCCGCCGACCGTCGCGGTCTACACCGAGCGCCAGCACGCATGGACCAAGATGCCGGCGCTGCACGGCATCGAATCACATCCGTAA
- the rpmB gene encoding 50S ribosomal protein L28 — MSKVCQVTGKRTVTGNNVSHANNKTRRRFQPNLHERRFWVASENRWVRLRVSANALRTIDKNGIDAVLADLRARGEKI; from the coding sequence ATGTCCAAAGTCTGCCAAGTGACCGGCAAGCGTACGGTGACCGGTAACAACGTCTCCCACGCGAACAACAAGACCCGTCGTCGTTTCCAGCCGAACCTCCACGAGCGCCGCTTCTGGGTCGCTTCGGAGAACCGCTGGGTCCGCCTGCGCGTTTCCGCCAATGCCCTGCGCACCATCGACAAGAACGGCATCGACGCCGTCCTCGCCGATCTCCGCGCACGCGGCGAAAAGATCTGA
- the rpmG gene encoding 50S ribosomal protein L33, producing MASKRDKIRLISSANTGHFYTTDKNKKNTPGKMEIKKFDPVVRKHVIYKEGKIK from the coding sequence ATGGCTTCCAAGCGCGACAAGATTCGCCTGATTTCGTCGGCCAACACCGGCCACTTCTACACGACCGACAAGAACAAGAAGAACACTCCGGGCAAGATGGAGATCAAGAAGTTCGATCCGGTCGTGCGCAAGCACGTGATCTACAAGGAAGGCAAGATCAAGTAA